A genomic region of Aspergillus oryzae RIB40 DNA, chromosome 1 contains the following coding sequences:
- a CDS encoding VOC family protein (uncharacterized protein conserved in bacteria), with translation MGWDQDVLRAQFCHALSEMYKSEVPLYGDLVDLVWKADAEAINARHEQGTEVFDPDEILPSRNRVERHGAIRLGTAYELSTIRRMFAIMGMFPVGYYDLSAAGFPMHATAFRPWTKEALSRHPFRVFTTVLRMELLTEKTQELAQRALRQRNIFTDRLVALIELAEKQGQLSSTECKEFIVEGLETFRWHSRATVTMEEYQILKAEHPLIADVVSFPSCHINHLTPRTVDIDLVQKMMQDHGMPAKERIEGPPRRQCPILLRQTSFKALEETVYFREAHDAYVKGSHTARFGEVEQRGYALTRKGRQLYDRILSRVNIESTERDIGISEYESLLVQHFKDFPDDMAQLQSQQLAYFCYHLSPHGQKPPGLDLQGGDMTLQQLLENSIIEYEPITYEDFLPLSAGGIFNSNLGNTSQSKQLVMEAEADLDGFQRMLGTSIMDEFHLYAQIQQNSLENCRRQLGLNVILE, from the coding sequence ATGGGGTGGGATCAAGACGTCCTCAGGGCCCAATTCTGCCATGCACTTTCTGAAATGTACAAGAGCGAGGTCCCCCTCTACGGGGATCTAGTGGATCTTGTCTGGAAGGCAGATGCCGAAGCAATCAACGCCCGCCACGAACAAGGAACCGAGGTGTTTGATCCGGATGAGATACTGCCGTCGCGAAACCGAGTCGAAAGACATGGGGCTATCCGGCTGGGTACCGCATACGAGCTCTCGACTATTCGACGGATGTTTGCAATCATGGGCATGTTCCCTGTGGGATATTACGATCTGAGTGCTGCCGGATTCCCAATGCATGCTACTGCGTTTCGTCCCTGGACAAAGGAAGCATTATCCAGACATCCGTTTCGGGTGTTCACGACGGTTCTACGTATGGAGTTGTTGACGGAGAAGACCCAAGAGTTGGCACAAAGAGCTCTACGACAAAGGAATATTTTTACAGATCGGCTAGTCGCTCTTATTGAGTTGGCCGAAAAGCAAGGTCAGCTTAGTTCGACGGAGTGCAAAGAGTTTATTGTGGAAGGGCTGGAGACGTTCCGGTGGCATTCCAGGGCGACTGTGACGATGGAGGAATATCAGATTCTAAAGGCTGAGCATCCACTGATTGCGGATGttgtttcctttcccagTTGCCATATTAACCATCTCACACCGCGGACGGTCGATATCGATCTAGTGCAGAAAATGATGCAGGACCATGGCATGCCGGCAAAGGAACGGATTGAAGGTCCCCCACGACGGCAATGCCCGATCTTGCTCCGTCAGACTAGCTTCAAAGCATTGGAGGAAACTGTTTACTTCCGAGAAGCCCATGATGCTTATGTGAAAGGTTCACACACGGCTCGGTTTGGAGAGGTTGAGCAGCGCGGATACGCATTGACGCGGAAGGGTCGCCAACTCTATGACAGAATTTTGTCACGGGTCAATATTGAGTCAACTGAGAGAGATATCGGTATTTCTGAATATGAAAGCCTCCTGGTGCAACATTTTAAGGATTTCCCGGACGATATGGCTCAGTTGCAGTCTCAGCAACTGGCGTACTTTTGTTACCATTTATCGCCACACGGTCAAAAGCCCCCGGGGCTCGATCTGCAAGGGGGTGATATGACCTTGCAACAGCTACTGGAGAATAGTATCATCGAGTATGAGCCTATCACATATGAGGACTTTCTACCCTTGTCAGCCGGGGGTATCTTCAATTCAAACTTAGGAAACACGTCCCAATCAAAACAGCTGGTCATGGAAGCTGAAGCGGACCTGGATGGATTTCAGCGTATGCTGGGGACGTCTATAATGGATGAGTTCCATCTCTATGCACAAATACAACAAAACAGCTTGGAGAACTGTCGGAGGCAACTGGGATTGAATGTGATTCTAGAGTAA
- a CDS encoding GMC family oxidoreductase (choline dehydrogenase and related flavoproteins) has translation MRLFPLGFAAMAYAQLGPQVNLFDYEKPGPLLGSSFGVPGADATFDYVVVGGGTAGLTIASRLAQRGSNQSVAVVEAGGFYEVDNGNLSVVPGYCTYFTGWTPENYQPLVDWGITTEPQPGTSNRAHHYPRGKTLGGSSARNFMLYQRPTSDSMQKWADEVGDQSYTFANMLPFFKKSGHYTPPNQAAYTDMSNTQAIDAFSPSGGPLEISFSNEVDQFGTYARKAFVGLGMDQIDGFNSGKLLGSAYATSTINPKNAHRSSSESSFLQAALNDGSDLVVYKNTLGQKILFDSNNVATGVQVSTGGTFGTRPVNFTLSARKEVILSAGALQSPQLLMVSGIGPCDEFSEFGIPCISNLPGVGKNMQDHMMFGSSHRVNVQTASAFGNELLAEQFAQQYLQNASGPLSIFSSSYYGWEKLPEPYRSQLSNQSIQALSAVPSDWPELEWLTVAAYLGDGTNRQTVDPADGYNYGTIATALVAPQSRGTVSLAGPDMKTLPVVDPQWYVNPTDMELAIQGFKRGRQVWEKLAELGVADPVEYYPGTNVTTDEQIREFISHTSTTVYHASSTCKMGQKEDPMAVLDSNARVYGVQGLRVVDASSFPFLPPGHPQSVVYALAEKIADEILSAQ, from the coding sequence ATGCGTTTATTCCCCCTGGGCtttgcagccatggcatATGCACAACTTGGCCCTCAGGTCAACCTCTTCGATTATGAGAAACCGGGGCCTCTCCTGGGGAGTTCCTTCGGGGTCCCTGGGGCCGACGCCACCTTCGACTATGTGGTCGTTGGGGGTGGAACGGCTGGCCTGACTATTGCCAGCCGCCTAGCCCAGCGTGGATCTAACCAAAGTGTTGCCGTCGTGGAGGCCGGCGGATTCTATGAAGTCGACAATGGCAACCTTTCTGTCGTCCCGGGATATTGTACCTACTTTACAGGGTGGACTCCCGAAAACTATCAGCCACTTGTCGACTGGGGCATCACCACTGAGCCACAGCCGGGGACAAGCAATCGCGCCCATCACTACCCACGTGGGAAGACCCTCGGAGGCAGTTCGGCCAGGAATTTCATGCTGTATCAACGGCCTACATCAGACAGCATGCAGAAATGGGCAGATGAGGTAGGTGACCAGAGCTATACCTTTGCCAACATGCtccccttcttcaagaagtcTGGTCACTATACGCCTCCCAATCAAGCTGCCTATACCGATATGTCCAATACTCAGGCCATAGACGCTTTCAGCCCTTCTGGGGGGCCTCTTGAGATATCGTTTAGCAATGAAGTCGATCAGTTTGGCACTTATGCGCGCAAAGCGTTTGTTGGCCTTGGCATGGACCAAATTGATGGGTTCAATAGTGGCAAGCTATTGGGATCTGCGTATGCGACGTCAACGATTAACCCTAAAAATGCACACCGTTCGTCGTCCGAGTCCAGCTTCCTGCAAGCGGCCCTCAATGACGGCTCGGATTTGGTAGTGTACAAGAACACTTTGGGACAAAAGATTCTCTTTGATTCAAACAATGTCGCTACCGGTGTTCAAGTCTCAACAGGCGGGACGTTTGGCACCAGACCAGTCAATTTCACGTTGTCCGCTCGCAAAGAAGTGATCCTATCTGCAGGAGCgcttcaatctcctcagCTATTGATGGTGTCTGGAATCGGTCCATGCGATGAATTCTCCGAATTCGGTATCCCTTGCATTAGCAACCTACCAGGCGTCGGTAAGAACATGCAAGACCACATGATGTTTGGGTCTTCGCATCGTGTGAATGTTCAAACCGCCTCTGCGTTCGGCAATGAATTGCTAGCAGAACAATTCGCGCAGCAATACCTCCAGAATGCCTCAGGTCCGCTCTCTATCTTTTCATCCAGTTACTATGGTTGGGAGAAGCTCCCGGAGCCATACCGTTCCCAGCTATCAAATCAGTCAATCCAAGCCCTCTCTGCTGTTCCAAGCGACTGGCCTGAACTCGAATGGCTTACCGTCGCTGCTTACCTTGGCGACGGCACCAACAGGCAGACTGTCGATCCCGCAGACGGTTATAACTACGGCACTATCGCCACAGCTCTTGTCGCACCGCAATCTCGCGGAACAGTCTCCCTGGCAGGACCAGATATGAAAACCCTGCCCGTCGTTGATCCCCAGTGGTACGTGAATCCCACGGACATGGAGCTAGCCATCCAGGGGTTTAAACGCGGTCGTCAGGTATGGGAGAAGCTCGCTGAATTAGGGGTTGCCGATCCGGTAGAGTACTACCCCGGGACCAATGTCACGACGGATGAGCAAATTCGCGAGTTCATCAGCCACACTTCAACGACTGTCTACCATGCCTCGAGCACCTGCAAGATGGGCCAAAAGGAGGATCCCATGGCAGTTCTGGATAGTAATGCCCGGGTATACGGTGTACAAGGTCTGCGTGTCGTCGATGCAAGTAgctttccttttctaccGCCAGGACACCCTCAGTCGGTGGTGTACGCTCTTGCAGAGAAAATCGCAGACGAGATTTTGAGCGCGCAGTAA
- a CDS encoding rRNA-processing protein NSA2 (uncharacterized conserved protein related to ribosomal protein S8E), with amino-acid sequence MYIERWQKQHGKRLDHDERVRKRQAREAHQQSKDAQNLRGLRAKLYQQKRHAEKIQMRKRIKAQEEKNVKSSAPDEPSKTPLPQYLLDRSQATNAKALSSAIKDKRKEQAAKFAVPLPKVKGISEEEMFKVVNTGKKTHKKSWKRMITKPTFVGNDFTRVNPKRERFIRPMGLRYKKANVTHPELGVTVQLPIISVKKNPQNPLYTSLGVLTKGTIVEVNVSELGLVTTSGRVVWGKYAQISNNPENDGCVNAVLLV; translated from the exons AT GTATATCGAGCGCTGGCAAAAGCAGCACGGAAAGCGTCTTGACCACGACGAGCGAGTCCGCAAGCGCCAAGCCCGTGAAGCCCATCAGCAGTCCAAGGATGCCCAGAACTTGCGTGGTCTGAGGGCCAAGCTGTACCAGCAGAAGCGCCATGCCGAGAAGATCCAGATGAGGAAGCGCATCAAGGcgcaggaggagaagaatgtcaagTCTTCCGCGCCCGACGAACCATCCAAGACGCCTTTGCCACAGTATCTGCTCGACCGTTCCCAGGCCACCAATGCCAAGGCACTTTCTAGCGCTATCAAGGATAAGCGTAAGGAACAGGCCGCCAAGTTTGCGGTGCCTCTGCCTAAGGTCAAGGGTATcagtgaggaggagatgtTCAAGGTTGTCAACACCGGAAAGAAGACGCATAAGAAGTCCTGGAAGAGAATGATCACGAAGCCCACTTTCGTCGGCAATGACTTCACCAGAGTTAACCCCAAGCGTGAACGTTTCATCAGACCTATGGGTTTGCGTTACAAGAAGGCGAACGTTACACA CCCCGAGCTGGGAGTCACTGTTCAACTACCCATTATTTCGGTTAAGAAGAACCCCCAGAACCCATTGTACACTTCTCTGGGTGTTTTGACCAAGGGAACG ATTGTCGAAGTGAACGTTTCAGAACTAGGCCTGGTAACAACCAGTGGACGTGTCGTATGGGGTAAATACGCACAGATCAGTAAC AACCCTGAAAACGACGGATGCGTCAATGC TGTTCTCCTCGTTTAA
- a CDS encoding uncharacterized protein (predicted protein) has protein sequence MALGTAAAVDQFRTALPGKVVTPEVKPKYQGAVTRPWSQTCWTPAAGYVYLSNVQELTEALAIVKKTGSKFAIRKTGHNPNAGFSSADETAIVLDIRTNRGHGGFAQSSRAWSRWREKL, from the exons ATGGCACTCGGCACGGCGGCTGCGGTTGATCAGTTTAGGACTGCCTTGCCTGGTAAAGTGGTGACCCCAGAGGTTAAGCCGAAGTACCAAGGAGCTGTGACACGCCCTTGGTCTCAGACGTGCTGGACCCCAGCTGCCGGATATGTCTACCTGAGCAATGTACAAGAGCTCACTGAAGCACTGGCTATTGTCAAGAAGACAGGATCTAAGTTTGCGATTCGCAAGACCGGTCACAACCCCAACGCTGGTTTCAGTAGTGCAGATGAGACTGCCATCGTTCTTGATATCC GCACCAACAGGGGGCATGGGGGTTTTGCCCAATCTTCACGGGCTTGGAGCAGATGGCGTGAGAAACTTTGA
- a CDS encoding uncharacterized protein (predicted protein), whose protein sequence is MGHESIPQCWWVFTCEWPQEGSDDAVAQQAVNKMSETVHSLAREAGLLLDFKCMSFSMASQRVLGSYGAENIKRMQEAAAKYDPEGVFQKLQYGGFLLRNNV, encoded by the exons ATGGGACACGAGAGCATTCCACAGTGCT GGTGGGTTTTCACCTGTGAGTGGCCCCAGGAGGGTAGCGACGACGCCGTGGCGCAACAGGCAGTGAATAAAATGTCCGAAACGGTGCACTCTCTGGCCAGAGAAGCGGGACTTCTACTAGACTTCAAGTGTATGAGCTTTTCCATGGCCTCTCAGCGGGTTCTGGGCAGTTACGGGGCTGAGAACATCAAGAGGATGCAGGAGGCTGCAGCCAAGTACGACCCTGAGGGGGTTTTCCAAAAGCTGCAGTACGGTGGCTTTCTCCTGCGCAACAACGTCTAA
- a CDS encoding serine/threonine/tyrosine protein kinase MPS1 (dual specificity; serine/threonine and tyrosine kinase), whose amino-acid sequence MASTNSLSAAYTGSLHRQPSSRQMSRASVSRTGSRRTSPELQNSAALRSNGLSISKRYSAGDSSDDEVPEPKFSASVKALLDEDGLDLSPRLHKNGQSNRHQSDRVASISTSQERRSRTASPNDGSTGSPAPRVVRISPGLTSGARFRREGSHVSGGEDADSEARGSSHDFVTPAPRHRSVRITGSRSSTRSPASISPSQRRSADRSSVEEHDSASRLEDGRRVKYEDDYAPRLGTASVLRSRNGEDLGIHSSLRVKRVGRLTGTFLNGPARRGVLRRQSEENNDPDNYKEANPDGNYDNDDYHYKSTTKSSSPKVSWATDPSPPQRSEGYRSYEAAGISATEGPFSRSSSPKSYGSHSKSTPGSSSEASSSKPSSAKDQPVFKVPPPPTLPAARDQENEPPPTFKRVKQQGFNLLDKPEKLSVAHGDEKKESMETPAGNSPRKILSTRSNNTPHRPAPPPPKMSVLETATATGGAATASSSRRKRNQVSVNHKPFTRLDCIGRGGSSRVYRVMAENYKIFALKRVNLEDVDPVTLAGYKGEIDLLKKLENLDRVVRLFDWELNSDKHTLSVLMEIGESDLEKILTYRLNAEDAVFDINFTRYYWKEMLECVQAVHNYNIVHSDLKPANFLLVQGRLKLIDFGIANAIQDNTVNVHREQQVGTPNYMSPEALIDSNASLGLPASVGKVMKLGKPSDVWSLGCILYKMVYGQPPFAKIAKYYERILAIPNPNVKIDFPAFGVGGASIPPGLIRTLKGCLQRDQTLRPTVDQLLAQRDPFLYPEAQLEGAVPVTQEMLNRILVNVVNHCKVRGIPKEEELAAWPAGFFAKIKAALEENA is encoded by the coding sequence ATGGCTTCTACTAACTCCCTCTCCGCAGCATATACGGGTAGTCTCCATCGACAGCCGTCATCCCGACAAATGTCCCGCGCCTCGGTCTCTCGCACCGGCTCCAGGCGCACGTCACCGGAATTGCAGAATTCGGCCGCACTTAGAAGCAATGGACTATCAATATCTAAGCGTTACTCTGCCGGCGATAGCTCCGATGACGAGGTTCCGGAACCCAAATTCAGTGCTTCCGTCAAAGCCttgcttgatgaagatgggttAGACCTATCCCCTCGCCTACACAAAAATGGCCAAAGCAATCGTCATCAGAGTGATCGCGTAGCTTCAATATCAACAAGCCAAGAGAGGCGCTCGCGCACAGCATCTCCCAACGACGGGTCGACTGGGAGCCCGGCGCCTCGGGTCGTTCGCATTTCACCCGGCTTGACCAGCGGCGCAAGgtttcgaagagaaggatcgCATGTCTCAGGCGGCGAGGATGCCGATTCTGAAGCGAGGGGAAGCTCGCATGACTTTGTTACGCCAGCTCCAAGGCATCGCAGTGTTCGCATCACTGGGTCACGTAGTAGCACGCGATCCCCCGCATCCATATCGCCCTCCCAAAGGCGATCAGCTGATAGGAGCTCTGTTGAAGAGCATGACAGCGCAAGTCGCCTtgaagatggaaggagaGTAAAATATGAGGATGATTACGCACCACGTCTGGGCACCGCATCGGTATTGCGGAGtcggaatggagaagatctgggCATTCATAGTTCGCTTCGTGTGAAGAGGGTAGGAAGGCTCACAGGAACATTTCTGAATGGGCCAGCGAGAAGAGGCGTGCTCCGGCGGCAAAGTGAGGAAAACAATGATCCAGACAATTACAAAGAGGCGAACCCTGACGGAAACTATGACAATGATGACTATCATTACAAAAGCACGAcgaaatcatcatcacccaaAGTATCTTGGGCAACAGACCCTAGCCCGCCACAAAGATCCGAAGGATATCGATCGTACGAAGCTGCTGGCATTTCAGCGACTGAGGGCCCCTTTTCGAGGTCCTCGTCACCGAAGTCTTACGGGTCACACTCGAAGTCGACACCTGGCTCATCATCAGAggcatcatcatccaaaccTTCAAGCGCGAAGGATCAACCCGTCTTCAAAGTTCCCCCTCCGCCCACACTACCTGCAGCTCGCGATCAAGAGAACGAGCCTCCACCGACCTTCAAACGGGTGAAACAACAGGGCTTTAACTTGCTTGATAAACCAGAAAAGCTCTCAGTGGCTCATGGggacgaaaagaaagaaagcatggAAACACCAGCTGGAAACTCACCCAGAAAGATCCTATCGACTCGAAGCAACAATACCCCACATAGACCggcccctcctcccccaaaGATGTCCGTACTTGAGACTGCTACAGCAACAGGGGGCGCGGCTACCGCGTCCTCATCCCGCAGAAAGCGTAATCAAGTATCGGTCAATCACAAACCCTTCACGCGGTTAGACTGCATTGGCCGAGGCGGAAGTTCGCGCGTGTACCGAGTAATGGCTGAGAACTATAAGATCTTTGCCCTAAAACGAGTGAATTTGGAGGATGTCGATCCCGTAACATTGGCTGGCTACAAGGGAGAGATTGATCTACTCAAGAAATTGGAAAACCTGGACCGTGTCGTACGCTTGTTTGACTGGGAGTTGAATTCCGACAAACATACACTCAGTGTTCTCATGGAAATTGGAGAGTCTGACCTAGAAAAAATACTTACATACAGACTAAATGCCGAGGATGCCGTTTTCGATATCAACTTTACTCGATATTACTGGAAGGAGATGCTTGAGTGCGTTCAAGCAGTCCATAACTACAACATTGTCCATTCGGACCTGAAGCCCGCAAACTTCCTTCTTGTACAAGGGAGGTTGAAACTGATCGACTTTGGAATCGCGAACGCCATCCAGGACAATACGGTCAACGTACACCGTGAACAGCAAGTTGGTACTCCAAACTATATGTCACCAGAAGCTTTGATTGATTCGAACGCATCGCTCGGATTGCCGGCAAGCGTCGGAAAAGTGATGAAGCTCGGTAAGCCGAGCGATGTCTGGAGTTTGGGTTGTATTCTCTATAAGATGGTGTATGGTCAGCCTCCTTTTGCGAAGATTGCTAAATACTATGAGCGCATCTTGGCTATCCCCAATCCAAATGTCAAGATTGATTTCCCCGCCTTTGGTGTTGGAGGAGCGTCTATTCCCCCGGGACTGATCCGAACGTTGAAGGGGTGCTTGCAGCGTGATCAGACGTTACGACCGACCGTGGATCAACTCCTGGCTCAGAGGGACCCATTCTTATACCCTGAGGCGCAACTTGAAGGAGCTGTTCCCGTCACCCAGGAAATGCTCAACAGGATTTTGGTGAACGTAGTAAATCACTGCAAAGTGCGCGGCAtccccaaggaggaagaactCGCGGCTTGGCCTGCTGGATTCTTTGCAAAGATCAAGGCAGCATTGGAAGAGAACGCATGA
- a CDS encoding putative cell wall protein (predicted protein) has protein sequence MRANNLLLLAGLASSVAAYPADVESRTLGPLLEGIGKGIADIGEGVGEGIEDVTKGLADLISLLFGGSSGHTTVTILEGISAQAAAALQGGALGCTAGTIHADARAELVAWLKAHAEFDASLKAALVAWAQGGASATLSVDVCAGLSLFIPTCADIAAKGDLYVTLDGIFSATDLAAEVVLSASAQSSLSTFLSGHLGVGLDVDIRAGLGLCAGGGVVADLAADVKAALKAWLSGSECTLSHSLKVSVLAWLEGKVETGVVSIGSVPSGGLATISAGAAIGSLIEESGILVASALASLSAFLEADIAADLEVEILTALKACAKGGLAADLSVEVRTALAIWLSGSSCRLGAELKSVVLFWLTFAVSADVAVDVSGGLLTDITSFLTGTVDTLIGTNLRGVISVLISGESLVSISLDARAQLAAVCGGAAGIEIDTQIILVIIQWLSGCDTGSGAHIRPPTSGSVVPSIPASTPVASTPAASTPLVPTPVPTSAGATGSDVPSVPAGSATTGVTSGVNSGSVVPIPSGPAPSDEASSTPCDTITSETVIGSATTEYPSSPAPTDVSPTGSESVSVPAVPTPSGPASSGPAPSDEASSTPCDTITSETVIASATTDVVPTGPAVTGVTSGVSSGSVVPTPSGPAPGEEASSTPCDTITSETVIASATTDVVPPAPTDVSPTGSESVSVPAVPTPSGPAPGEEASSTPCDTITSETVIASATTDVVPPAPTDVSPTGSESVSVPAVPTQTGPAGEAESTPCDTLTSETVYPVATETDAPSVSTTDVPPVITTAPAISSGPAPKVVTISTTVSVAVCEP, from the coding sequence ATGCGTGCTAACAACCTTCTGTTGCTCGCCGGTCTGGCGAGCTCCGTTGCTGCTTACCCCGCCGATGTCGAGAGCCGTACTCTTGGCCCCCTTCTGGAAGGTATTGGCAAGGGTATTGCCGATAttggtgagggtgttggagaagggatTGAGGATGTCACCAAGGGTTTGGCCGATCTCAtcagcctcctcttcggtgGCAGCAGTGGTCACACCACAGTAACTATCCTCGAGGGAATCAGCGCTCAGGCAGCCGCGGCCCTCCAGGGTGGTGCTTTGGGATGCACTGCTGGTACTATTCATGCCGACGCACGTGCAGAGTTAGTTGCATGGCTCAAGGCTCATGCTGAGTTTGATGCCTCCTTGAAGGCAGCCCTCGTGGCCTGGGCCCAGGGCGGAGCCTCTGCTACCTTGTCCGTCGATGTCTGTGCTGGACTGTCATTGTTCATCCCCACTTGTGCCGACATCGCCGCTAAGGGTGATCTGTATGTGACCCTTGACGGTATTTTCTCTGCAACCGATCTGGCTGCCGAAGTCGTGCTCAGCGCTTCGGCTCAGTCTTCCTTGTCTACATTCCTCTCTGGACACCTTGGTGTTGGTCTCGATGTCGACATCAGGGCTGGTCTTGGCCTCTGTGCTGGCGGTGGTGTTGTCGCTGACCTGGCCGCGGATGTTAAGGCTGCCCTGAAGGCTTGGCTCTCTGGCTCGGAGTGCACCTTGAGCCATTCGTTGAAGGTCTCTGTTCTGGCCTGGTTGGAGGGTAAGGTCGAAACCGGTGTTGTCTCCATTGGCTCTGTTCCTTCTGGTGGTTTGGCGACTATCTCCGCTGGTGCTGCTATTGGCAGCCTCATTGAAGAGTCTGGAATTCTGGTCGCCAGTGCTCTAGCTTCCCTCTCTGCCTTCCTCGAGGCCGACATTGCTGCTGACCTTGAGGTCGAGATCCTCACCGCCCTCAAGGCTTGTGCTAAGGGTGGCCTCGCCGCTGACCTCAGCGTTGAAGTCCGTACCGCTTTGGCTATCTGGCTCTCTGGCTCCAGCTGCCGTCTTGGTGCCGAACTCAAGTCTGTTGTTCTATTCTGGCTTACCTTCGCTGTTTCTGCCGATGTTGCGGTTGATGTGAGCGGTGGTCTTCTCACTGAtatcacctccttcctcaccgGAACTGTCGACACCCTTATCGGCACAAACCTCCGTGGCGTGATCTCTGTTCTCATCTCTGGCGAGAGCCTTGTCTCCATCTCCCTCGACGCTCGTGCTCAGCTCGCTGCCGTCTGCGGTGGTGCTGCTGGTATTGAGATTGACACCCAGATTATCCTCGTCATTATTCAGTGGCTCTCTGGCTGCGACACCGGCTCTGGCGCCCACATCCGCCCCCCTACTTCCGGCTCCGTTGTTCCTAGCATTCCCGCTTCTACGCCTGTTGCCTCTACCCCTGCTGCCTCAACGCCCCTTGTGCCGACTCCTGTCCCCACCAGTGCCGGTGCCACTGGCAGTGACGTTCCCTCCGTTCCCGCTGGCTCTGCTACTACCGGTGTTACCTCCGGTGTCAACTCCGGCTCTGTTGTTCCTATCCCGAGCGGCCCGGCTCCCAGCGATGAGGCCAGCAGCACTCCCTGCGATACTATTACCTCTGAGACTGTCATTGGCAGCGCCACCACTGAGTATCCTTCCAGCCCCGCCCCCACTGATGTCAGCCCTACCGGTTCTGAGTCTGTGAGCGTTCCTGCTGTTCCTACCCCCAGCGGCCCTGCTTCTAGCGGCCCTGCCCCCAGTGACGAGGCTAGCAGCACCCCTTGTGACACCATCACCTCTGAGACCGTCATCGCCAGCGCTACTACTGATGTGGTTCCCACTGGCCCTGCTGTCACCGGTGTTACCTCCGGTGTCAGCTCCGGCTCTGTTGTCCCTACTCCTAGCGGCCCTGCCCCCGGCGAAGAGGCTAGCAGCACTCCCTGCGATACCATCACTTCCGAGACTGTGATTGCCAGCGCCACCACTGACGTGGTTCCTCCCGCTCCCACTGACGTCAGCCCCACCGGTTCTGAGTCCGTGAGTGTTCCTGCTGTTCCTACTCCTAGTGGGCCTGCCCCCGGCGAAGAGGCTAGCAGCACTCCCTGCGATACCATCACTTCCGAGACTGTGATTGCCAGCGCCACCACTGACGTGGTTCCTCCCGCTCCCACCGACGTCAGCCCTACTGGCTCGGAGTCCGTGAGCGTGCCCGCTGTCCCTACTCAGACTGGCCCTGCCGGTGAAGCCGAGTCTACTCCTTGCGACACCTTGACTTCGGAGACCGTCTACCCCGTCGCCACTGAGACTGATGCTCCCTCCGTCAGCACCACTGATGTCCCTCCCGTCATCACCACTGCCCCCGCTATCAGCTCCGGCCCCGCTCCCAAGGTGgtcaccatctccaccaccgtGAGCGTCGCTGTTTGCGAGCCCTAA